The Corynebacterium tuberculostearicum genome window below encodes:
- the groL gene encoding chaperonin GroEL (60 kDa chaperone family; promotes refolding of misfolded polypeptides especially under stressful conditions; forms two stacked rings of heptamers to form a barrel-shaped 14mer; ends can be capped by GroES; misfolded proteins enter the barrel where they are refolded when GroES binds) yields the protein MAKLIAFDQEAREGIQRGVDTLADAVKVTLGPRGRNVVLSKAFGGPTVTNDGVTIARDIDIEEPFENLGAQLVKSVAVKTNDTAGDGTTTATLLAQALIFEGLRNVAAGANPIELNRGIAAAAEKAVEELKARATAVNSSSEIAQVATVSSRDPEVGEMVAGAMDKVGKDGVVTVEESQTIDSAVDVTEGISFDKGYLSPYFATEEETYHAVLDDAAVLLVRNKISSLPDFLPLLEKIAETNRPTLIIAEDIEGEPLQALVVNSIRKVLKVAAVKAPYFGERRKGFMDDLAVVTGATVIDPEVGVNLNEAGLDVLGSARRVTITKDDTVIVDGGGTAEAVEERREHIRRDIERTDSTWDKEKLEERLAKLSGGVAVIRVGAATETEVNERKLRVEDAINAARAAVEEGVIAGGGSVLVQISKELESFAEGFEGEAKVGVLAVARALTRPAFWIAENAGLDGAVVVSRVAEMSNGEGFNANTLEYGNLIDNGIIDPVKVTHSAVVNATSVARMVLTTEASVVEKPQEEQPADAGHGHQH from the coding sequence ATGGCAAAGCTCATTGCATTCGACCAAGAAGCCCGCGAGGGAATCCAGCGCGGCGTCGATACGCTGGCTGATGCCGTCAAGGTCACCCTCGGCCCGCGCGGCCGCAACGTCGTGCTGTCCAAGGCCTTCGGTGGCCCCACCGTCACCAATGACGGCGTGACCATCGCCCGCGATATCGACATCGAGGAGCCCTTCGAGAACCTCGGCGCGCAGCTGGTCAAGTCCGTTGCGGTCAAGACCAATGACACCGCAGGTGATGGCACCACCACCGCTACCTTGCTGGCCCAGGCGCTCATCTTCGAGGGCCTGCGCAACGTAGCGGCCGGCGCCAACCCGATCGAGCTCAACCGCGGTATCGCGGCGGCAGCCGAAAAGGCCGTCGAGGAGCTCAAGGCCCGCGCCACCGCGGTCAACTCCTCCTCTGAAATCGCCCAGGTAGCTACCGTCTCCTCCCGCGACCCGGAGGTCGGCGAGATGGTTGCCGGCGCCATGGATAAGGTGGGCAAGGACGGTGTGGTCACCGTCGAGGAATCCCAGACCATCGACTCCGCCGTCGACGTCACCGAGGGCATTTCCTTTGACAAGGGCTACCTTTCCCCGTACTTCGCTACGGAGGAAGAGACCTACCACGCCGTGCTGGACGACGCCGCAGTATTGCTCGTCCGCAACAAGATCTCCTCCCTGCCGGACTTCCTGCCGCTGCTGGAGAAGATCGCCGAGACCAACCGCCCGACCCTCATCATCGCGGAGGACATCGAGGGCGAGCCGCTGCAGGCGCTCGTCGTCAACTCCATCCGCAAGGTGCTCAAGGTCGCGGCCGTGAAGGCTCCGTACTTTGGCGAGCGCCGCAAGGGGTTCATGGATGACCTGGCCGTCGTTACCGGCGCTACCGTCATCGACCCAGAGGTGGGCGTCAACCTCAATGAGGCTGGCCTTGACGTGCTCGGTTCTGCCCGCCGCGTGACCATTACCAAGGATGACACTGTCATCGTTGATGGCGGCGGCACCGCTGAAGCAGTAGAGGAGCGCCGCGAGCACATTCGTCGCGACATCGAGCGCACCGATTCCACCTGGGATAAGGAAAAGCTCGAGGAGCGCCTGGCTAAGCTCTCGGGCGGCGTGGCCGTCATCCGCGTCGGTGCGGCTACCGAGACCGAGGTCAACGAGCGCAAGCTGCGCGTCGAAGACGCCATCAACGCGGCCCGCGCGGCCGTCGAAGAGGGCGTCATCGCCGGCGGCGGCTCCGTGCTGGTCCAGATCTCCAAGGAACTCGAGTCCTTCGCCGAGGGCTTCGAGGGCGAGGCTAAGGTCGGCGTTCTCGCCGTCGCCCGCGCCCTGACCCGCCCGGCGTTCTGGATCGCCGAAAACGCTGGCCTCGACGGCGCCGTCGTCGTCTCCCGCGTCGCCGAGATGTCCAACGGTGAGGGCTTCAACGCCAATACTCTCGAGTACGGCAACCTCATCGATAACGGCATCATCGACCCGGTGAAGGTCACCCACTCCGCCGTGGTCAACGCCACCTCCGTGGCCCGCATGGTTCTGACCACCGAGGCCTCCGTGGTGGAAAAGCCACAGGAAGAGCAGCCTGCTGACGCCGGCCACGGCCACCAGCACTAA
- a CDS encoding sigma-70 family RNA polymerase sigma factor, translating to MSDKEQELADLVPHAVDGSRRALQEVLRIIHPQVLRYCRARIGGGRQPTAEDVAQEICLAVATSIGSYEDKGRPFMAYVYGIAFNKVTDAHRAMGRDKSTPTEEIPEDSARDATPEEWALEADGSNRMRALLDTLSDKAKNIVILRVFNGLSAEETAEIVGSTPGAVRVAQHRALAQLRKTLQAAQETAR from the coding sequence GTGAGTGATAAGGAACAGGAGCTAGCGGATCTCGTCCCGCATGCCGTCGACGGCAGCCGTCGAGCGCTGCAAGAAGTTCTGCGGATCATTCACCCGCAGGTGCTGCGCTACTGCCGCGCCCGCATCGGTGGCGGCCGCCAACCCACCGCGGAGGATGTAGCCCAAGAGATCTGTCTCGCAGTGGCCACCTCCATTGGCTCCTACGAGGACAAGGGTCGCCCGTTTATGGCCTATGTCTACGGCATTGCGTTCAACAAGGTCACCGATGCCCACCGCGCCATGGGGCGCGATAAGTCCACCCCCACCGAAGAAATTCCAGAAGACTCCGCGCGTGACGCCACCCCTGAAGAGTGGGCATTGGAAGCCGACGGTAGTAACAGAATGCGCGCCTTGCTCGATACGTTAAGTGACAAGGCGAAAAACATCGTGATTCTGCGCGTGTTCAACGGTTTGTCGGCAGAAGAGACCGCGGAAATTGTGGGTTCCACCCCAGGCGCGGTTCGTGTCGCACAACACCGAGCACTCGCTCAATTGCGAAAGACCCTCCAAGCTGCCCAGGAAACTGCGCGCTAA
- the groES gene encoding co-chaperone GroES, producing MANIKPLEDRVLVQIVEAETTTASGLVIPDSAKEKPQEATVVAVGPGRTNDKGEVTPVGVNEGDTVVFSKYGGTELKYNGEEYLLLSSRDLLAVIEK from the coding sequence ATGGCAAACATTAAGCCTCTCGAGGACCGCGTCCTCGTACAGATCGTAGAAGCTGAAACCACCACCGCTTCCGGCCTGGTTATCCCGGATTCCGCCAAGGAAAAGCCGCAGGAAGCTACCGTCGTTGCCGTAGGCCCAGGCCGCACCAACGACAAGGGTGAGGTCACCCCGGTAGGCGTCAACGAGGGCGATACCGTGGTCTTTTCCAAGTACGGCGGCACCGAGCTGAAGTACAACGGTGAGGAGTACCTGTTGCTGTCCTCCCGTGACCTGCTCGCCGTCATCGAGAAGTAG
- a CDS encoding daunorubicin resistance protein, whose product MDSGHTVICIDHNLAVLAHADHAIDLVPGAGSAGGQLVFRGTPAELAEQKDSVTGRFLADALVSP is encoded by the coding sequence GTGGACTCCGGCCACACCGTCATCTGCATCGACCACAATCTGGCTGTTCTCGCGCATGCGGATCACGCCATCGACTTGGTCCCCGGCGCCGGTTCGGCCGGCGGCCAGCTGGTCTTTCGTGGCACCCCAGCCGAGTTAGCCGAGCAGAAAGACTCGGTGACGGGGCGCTTTCTTGCCGACGCCCTCGTCTCCCCCTAA
- a CDS encoding WhiB family transcriptional regulator: MSQPHLLPGPTADLWDWQLQGACRGENSDVFYHPDGERGRARAQRENRAKAICNSCPVIDLCREHALQSAEPYGVWGGMSESERVVALRQRRRAAAPVNA, encoded by the coding sequence GTGTCTCAGCCTCATTTGCTTCCCGGTCCCACCGCTGACCTGTGGGATTGGCAGCTACAAGGCGCCTGCCGCGGAGAAAACTCGGACGTGTTTTATCACCCAGATGGCGAGCGCGGCCGTGCCCGCGCCCAGCGCGAAAACCGCGCCAAGGCCATCTGCAATTCCTGCCCGGTCATTGATCTGTGCCGCGAGCATGCCCTGCAATCCGCCGAGCCTTACGGCGTCTGGGGCGGAATGAGCGAATCCGAGCGCGTCGTTGCGCTGCGCCAACGCCGCCGCGCCGCCGCGCCGGTCAACGCTTAA
- a CDS encoding ABC transporter ATP-binding protein — MLKADNLSKRYGRRTVLNRVNVSIAPGEFVAIMGPSGSGKTTLLNLLSGLDKPTSGRVNAPGRKQRAFVFQDYNLLESLNAQRNATLTARFSGRRPARGQVAEVFDSLGLSGLERRLPAQLSGGQQQRVAVARALLAQAPYIFADEPTGALDDATATTVLSHLRAAARDGASVVMVTHSHLAAEAADRIISLEEVAHAGVA; from the coding sequence ATGTTAAAAGCAGATAACCTCAGCAAGCGCTACGGCCGCCGCACCGTGCTCAATCGCGTGAATGTGTCCATCGCCCCAGGCGAATTCGTCGCCATCATGGGGCCTTCCGGCAGCGGGAAAACCACGCTGCTGAACCTGTTATCCGGGCTCGATAAGCCCACCTCCGGCCGAGTCAATGCGCCGGGGCGCAAGCAGCGAGCCTTTGTGTTTCAGGACTATAACCTGCTGGAATCCCTCAACGCGCAGCGCAATGCCACCTTGACCGCGCGCTTTTCCGGCCGGCGCCCTGCACGCGGCCAGGTGGCGGAGGTCTTTGACTCGCTCGGCCTTAGCGGGTTGGAGCGCCGCCTGCCCGCGCAGCTTTCCGGCGGGCAGCAGCAACGTGTGGCCGTCGCCCGGGCACTGCTGGCCCAGGCGCCCTATATCTTCGCCGACGAGCCTACGGGCGCGCTTGACGACGCCACCGCAACCACCGTCCTTTCCCACCTGCGCGCCGCCGCCCGCGATGGAGCCAGCGTGGTCATGGTGACTCACTCGCACCTCGCTGCTGAGGCGGCCGACCGGATCATCTCCTTGGAGGAGGTGGCCCATGCTGGTGTGGCTTAA
- a CDS encoding FtsX-like permease family protein yields MLVWLKDLQSNWLSWLAVALTLVVSSASCTLALAMLVASSGAEENPAGPVGGTVLGMALCVVVLVTLSQMRLIIAEREPVYRSWRMVGMPGWMIVAFILGQVAAVSAAAGFLGVLPARPLLAPCVRALRSDGIPMPDIAITSQVTAIAVAVCTSAALVGALPPLRRVFRPRTPAHPVWLLVKFLLAAAAIGGTVYGCLHIDDPGDLLSAEMGLVILVALFLPWLMPGIDQWTRMAGIAGANVRVRRHFSTPHIVPWVLLGGFIVSVGSGLRFGNDAGAGGTLSSWQVFVALLGSVFAPSIVGAVLTSLLMRGRIASDIRGLTLAGATPSAWVRVQVGEAACLTLTAAGVVCALCLATLLPLHHLLTPQVSFGRTLVDELWWSAFAVIFGAMFIAVGVVKLALAGFVRAGQREH; encoded by the coding sequence ATGCTGGTGTGGCTTAAGGACTTACAGTCCAATTGGCTATCGTGGCTGGCCGTGGCACTGACCCTGGTAGTGTCCTCAGCTTCGTGCACCCTGGCGCTGGCCATGCTGGTGGCTTCCTCCGGGGCCGAAGAAAACCCCGCCGGCCCGGTGGGTGGCACGGTGCTCGGCATGGCCCTGTGCGTGGTGGTGTTGGTGACGCTATCGCAGATGCGCCTTATCATCGCCGAGCGCGAGCCGGTCTACCGCTCCTGGCGCATGGTGGGCATGCCCGGGTGGATGATTGTTGCCTTCATTCTGGGCCAAGTCGCAGCGGTCAGCGCGGCTGCCGGATTTCTCGGCGTGCTGCCGGCCCGCCCTCTGCTTGCCCCGTGCGTGCGCGCCCTGCGCAGCGACGGTATCCCCATGCCGGATATCGCCATTACCAGTCAGGTCACCGCCATTGCGGTAGCCGTCTGCACGTCCGCGGCCCTGGTGGGTGCGCTGCCTCCGCTGCGCCGCGTGTTCCGGCCGCGCACTCCCGCACACCCGGTGTGGCTTCTGGTGAAATTCCTGCTTGCGGCCGCGGCTATCGGCGGCACGGTCTACGGGTGCCTGCACATCGATGACCCGGGTGACCTCTTGTCGGCCGAGATGGGGCTTGTCATCCTCGTCGCCCTCTTCTTACCTTGGCTCATGCCCGGCATCGACCAATGGACCCGCATGGCCGGCATCGCTGGGGCCAACGTGCGGGTGCGCCGGCACTTTTCCACCCCACACATCGTGCCGTGGGTGCTCCTCGGCGGCTTTATCGTCTCCGTCGGCTCGGGCCTGCGCTTTGGGAACGACGCAGGCGCCGGCGGCACCTTGTCCTCGTGGCAGGTCTTCGTCGCCCTTTTAGGGTCGGTCTTTGCCCCCAGCATCGTGGGCGCCGTGCTTACCTCACTGCTGATGCGCGGGCGCATCGCCTCCGATATCCGCGGCCTCACCCTGGCCGGCGCCACCCCCTCAGCCTGGGTGCGCGTGCAAGTAGGGGAGGCGGCGTGCCTTACTCTGACCGCGGCCGGCGTGGTGTGCGCGCTGTGCTTGGCGACGCTCCTCCCTCTCCACCACCTGCTCACCCCACAGGTTTCCTTCGGCCGAACGCTGGTAGACGAGCTGTGGTGGTCGGCCTTCGCCGTGATTTTTGGTGCCATGTTTATCGCCGTGGGCGTCGTCAAGCTGGCGCTAGCCGGCTTCGTCCGCGCCGGGCAACGGGAGCACTGA
- a CDS encoding DUF5319 domain-containing protein codes for MNFFANMPRDPFADDPNDPASFLEEDEQVMPLTDDDRIAIIHDLALVQKFASILGPRGIDGIFFLCEDCQENHFYEWDIMAANMRATLEGELAPVHEPGAEPDPSRYVPWDYALGYLDGLEGR; via the coding sequence GTGAACTTCTTCGCCAATATGCCCCGCGATCCTTTCGCCGATGATCCGAATGACCCCGCCTCCTTCCTGGAGGAGGACGAGCAGGTCATGCCGCTTACCGACGACGACCGGATCGCCATCATCCACGACCTCGCGCTGGTGCAGAAATTCGCGTCCATCCTCGGCCCGCGCGGCATCGATGGCATCTTCTTCCTGTGCGAGGATTGCCAAGAAAACCACTTTTATGAGTGGGACATTATGGCCGCTAATATGCGCGCCACCCTTGAAGGCGAGCTAGCGCCGGTACATGAGCCAGGCGCCGAACCAGATCCCTCCCGCTACGTGCCTTGGGACTACGCCTTGGGTTACTTGGATGGCCTAGAGGGCCGCTAG